The segment GCAAAatccttgcttgagaaattgctctttgctaagaagctatttttgttcatttttgaccattttagtAGAGAGAAAATccacagtaaggtacttatttGTTTcccataaaatgtgatttgatattgagataaaaacagctttaTTGGACCTTTAAGTAAAGTTTAATCAATGTATCTACCTACTCCATGACTCTCTTTAGCCAGTTTGTTTCTTTATAACTAAAACACTGTGTGTCATTGATTTGCAGTATACCCATGTCTGATTGACTATACTCATTCACCttgtagaattaggaattagaataccagtaatttaataggatctttaTTTTTCAGCTTGTCTCATTGGCCAGAGATACTTATGAATTCAAGGAAGTGGTCAGACTCTATGAAAGGACCATGTGTCACCCTATCAAATCTATTCAGAGGATACAGAACCTGGATCTGTGGGAGTTCTTTTGcaggtagaggtgtgtgtgtgtgtgtgtgtgtgtgtgtgtgtgtgtgtgtgtgtgtgtgtgtgtgtgtgtgtgtgtgtgtgtgtgtgtgtgtgtgtgtgtgtgtgtgtgtggaggtattATAATGATGCTAGTATAGTTGAGTATCTAAATTATTTTGATGATAGCACCTAGAATCCCAGTTTGGAATGATTTGAATTAGATAGATAGACCTTTTTCGAGATCTTTTGGTTGGAAAACATAATTAACCTAAATGCTGAGACTGATCAATGCTTTTGTGTTTTTACTCCAATTTCTAAAGGAAAAAACAACAATTGCGGAAGATAAAGCGAGTTGTGGACATTGAGGAGAAAATGTTATTTCATGGCACAGGCCACAGCAACGTGCAGGCTATATGCACATATAACTTTGACTGGCGGCTAACTGGGAGCCACGGGGACGTCTATGGCAGAGGTAGATTCCACTTGCGTTGTGTCATGAAATCGTAACTTTCTCACAATTTCacggttttccagaaatcccggtTATAGTGTTCCTGGATTTCCTGCCTGATTCCGAGAATCTTACAACTTTgctttctggaaaacctgggaattttggcaAAGTTCCTGGAATTTTGCAGCAGTAATTTCAACTGTTCAAACATAGCATTCTAATACTGTCCTTCCCATCATTTCTCAGGGAGTTATTTTGCCCGAGACGCCAAGTATTCTAGCAAATTCTGCCTTACGACGGGGAAACATAACTTTGCCTTGCAGAAGCACGGACTAGCCCCGCCAATATTTTCAAGCGAGCCTCCATATAAGACCATGTTCCTGGCCAGAGTGCTGGTCGGCGAGTCCACTTTAGGCAATCCGCTGTTCTGCCGACCGCCATCCAAGGACATGAGCTACAGCAACTTCTTCGACAGCTGTGTGGACGACCTCGCCAACCCAAAGATCTACGTCATCTTCGACTGCAACCAGATTTACCCAGAGTATCTCATTGAGTTCTACTGACGCCTATGGGGTGATCAGGGACGTTATCACACAATGTACATGGGGCAGATTCGTTTTTACCAGGACGCGATTGGGATTCAGAAACATCAGGGGAGAGGTCGAGAGAGGAGGGACTCAATGGACGGCCATGTTGACTTCCCGCTG is part of the Salvelinus fontinalis isolate EN_2023a chromosome 39, ASM2944872v1, whole genome shotgun sequence genome and harbors:
- the LOC129838537 gene encoding protein mono-ADP-ribosyltransferase PARP11-like, producing MFAIRAPEEESSEMVEEMDTSEAVWCWYYLAECGVWHMFEIDPSAACSVTSEQIEQNYSRNQHGVMEFYTAKYTYRLDFSVMKQINVTTGKQRPIKRAFHSATGFRFICDNLALPVPCHWERINTDEPYQLVSLARDTYEFKEVVRLYERTMCHPIKSIQRIQNLDLWEFFCRKKQQLRKIKRVVDIEEKMLFHGTGHSNVQAICTYNFDWRLTGSHGDVYGRGSYFARDAKYSSKFCLTTGKHNFALQKHGLAPPIFSSEPPYKTMFLARVLVGESTLGNPLFCRPPSKDMSYSNFFDSCVDDLANPKIYVIFDCNQIYPEYLIEFY